Genomic segment of Arachis hypogaea cultivar Tifrunner chromosome 11, arahy.Tifrunner.gnm2.J5K5, whole genome shotgun sequence:
aaaaattttcaacaaaagccTATAAATTACACAATAACCAGTCATGATCCTCAAAGTTGAAGACTGAGGTAAATACATATGTTCCTATTCTCCCAAATCTAAAACGTCTTAACAAAAAAAGTTCTTAAATTTTGAATACAAGGGCAAGGTCAAAATTTCAGTGTATCGCATTATGGGAAGGTGAAAAAAGTTGAACAAAAGCATACTCGTCTTTGTAAGTCAAACCTGCCTCGCAAGAAGCTTCACATGCATACACCACAATTGAAGCCCAGTCCAAAGAGTCCGCTTCATTGTCTACCCCGAAGTAATATAGCAGCTGTGGTAAAATCTGGCACCACCAACAATAACAGCTTATTAACTAAAACTCTAAAAGTAACATCGATACCTCAAAAAAGAAATAGTATAATGTAGTAGAACGATGAAGAACCTCTCGAGCAAAAAATCTCACATAACTACCTACCTGAAATTCATGACACCTTGGTCCACCACAGTAACTGCATTTAGGGATATCAGCATTGGATGGCCGACCACTCGAAACAGGCCATATTGGCTTCGCATTTGTATCCCTATAGTACCTGCATTTACCATAAGTTTGTATCGGTCAATTGAATGGAAATATATCTTGAAATCAGTTCAATCAATTTggttattttgaatttgtttatcCATTAGGCAAGAAAATCTGACTATGGAACATTGTTAGCAAATAACTACCATCGTAAGGACGCTAAAAGAAGTTCTTCAATTTGGTTAAAGCACTCTAAAtagcttaataataataatcacctCAACACTTGTTCAGGGGCCTTGGCAATGCGTTCTTGGAAGTAAACCCAACACTTTTTGTCATCATCACCCTGTTTGTAAATAATATCATTAGCAAATAATATGCTTAAACAATAAGCAACATCACTTCAGTGATGAAAACAACTACCGATAATACCTGAAAACTATCCATAAGTGAATTCATTGTGTCATCAATCTTGTTCTTCGAGATCAAGGAATTAGATAAGGCATTATCCTCAGGAATGTCTGTGTTATATTCACTTTCATGTTCAATGATGATTTCAAATTCAGGCCACACATTCTTGCTTCCAACTGTATGGTAAGATATCGGATGTAATGAACATTATGCTAGGAAGCCTTAAATTTTAGATTAACCTATGTGACTCTTGACTTATACAAGTCTTAAACAACTGTGACCTTTATGAGAATCCAATGAAGTGGCTCCACTTTTATTGGATTCACCAATAGCTGAAGAAACTTTCATCTGCTGGCAAGCAATTTTATGACCTGAGCGCCAACTCATTACCTGCAAATTGAAAGTGGAAAGGAATTTTATAGGATAAAATTTGTGGAAAGAAGACTAAATGAAACATTTAAACAATTCGGCTACCTGGTGTTTCTCAGAGCAGTACTGCACTTGTCTGCAACTACTGCAGAGTTTATCTCCTTTCCATGTTCCACACCAATTGCAAAAAGcagctaaaagaaaaaaagattccCATCTTTTAATAAGATGTGCCTAATCAATAGAAGTACTAATACACCGATCTTAATATGAAAGCAGGTCATATATTAGTCATATATACAAAGCAAAAATAATAGTAGAAATAATGCACAGTATAGCAACAATAAAAATACAATGTACGAGCAGCTTGTTCAGGGTATCAAATTAAGTTTGAGATTGAAATGTAGCAAAAGCATAGTGCCACAAAACCAAAAAGATGGATTGCATGTACTCATGAACTCTATAACTTGTGCAATAACTCTAGAATGCTACTCCTCATAAGGAAATAATCACcagttaaaaaaaattcataaatcaaCGGATACAACTAAGAAAACTAGC
This window contains:
- the LOC112721286 gene encoding uncharacterized protein, with translation MDVDAIGEHAEKLKAVRIDDDNDDDNAVDEDIVLDEYEDDDDDDEEEEEAVTLGFVEKPKNEWSLERQFFPSKAGGVPAWLDPVDIPSGRSSICDICGEPLQFLVQVYAPTKKESAFHRMLFVFMCRSMKCLLRDQHEQWQRDPEKPSRSVKVFRCQLPRFNPFYSSEPPKNDGNYKPSGSGAAFCNWCGTWKGDKLCSSCRQVQYCSEKHQVMSWRSGHKIACQQMKVSSAIGESNKSGATSLDSHKVGSKNVWPEFEIIIEHESEYNTDIPEDNALSNSLISKNKIDDTMNSLMDSFQGDDDKKCWVYFQERIAKAPEQVLRYYRDTNAKPIWPVSSGRPSNADIPKCSYCGGPRCHEFQILPQLLYYFGVDNEADSLDWASIVVYACEASCEAGLTYKDEYAFVQLFSPSHNAIH